A genomic stretch from Kogia breviceps isolate mKogBre1 chromosome 1, mKogBre1 haplotype 1, whole genome shotgun sequence includes:
- the TSTD1 gene encoding thiosulfate:glutathione sulfurtransferase — protein sequence MLRAPRGLAGSAFLKLAFAARTMAGEPTVLLPELRALLASGRARLIDVRSREEAAAGTIPGALNIPVIELETALQMEPAAFKALYSTEKPKLEDENLIFFCQRGKRGFQATQLARGLGYKGARNYEGAYSEWFQKEG from the exons ATGCTGCGGGCTCCCAGGGGGCTGGCCGGATCCGCATTCCTGAAACTCGCATTTGCGGCGCGTACCATGGCTGGAG AGCCCACGGTCTTGCTCCCTGAACTCCGTGCACTTCTAGCCTCGGGCCGGGCCCGGCTCATCGACGTGAGATCTCGGGAGGAGGCGGCAGCTGGGACCATCCCTGGGGCTCTCAACATCCCGG TGATAGAGTTGGAAACTGCCCTGCAGATGGAGCCAGCTGCTTTCAAGGCTTTGTACTCCACCGAGAAACCAAAGCTGGAAGATGAGAACCTCATTTTCTTCTGTCAGAGGGGCAAGCGGGGCTTTCAAGCCACACAGTTGGCCCGGGGCCTTGGATACAAAGG GGCTAGGAACTACGAAGGCGCCTATAGTGAATGGTTCCAGAAAGAAGGTTAG
- the USF1 gene encoding upstream stimulatory factor 1 isoform X2, with protein MYRVIQVSEGQLDGQTEGTGAISGYPATQSMTQAVIQGAFTSDDAVDTEGTAAETHYTYFPSTAVGDGAGGTTSGSTAAVVTTQGSEALLGQATPPGTGQFFVMMSPQEVLQGGSQRSIAPRTHPYSPKSEAPRTTRDEKRRAQHNEVERRRRDKINNWIVQLSKIIPDCSMESTKSGQSKGGILSKACDYIQELRQSNHRLSEELQGLDQLQLDNDVLRQQVEDLKNKNLLLRAQLRHHGVEVVIKSDSN; from the exons ATGTACAGGGTGATCCAGGTGTCTGAGGGGCAGCTGGATGGCCAGACTGAGGGGACTGGCGCCATCAGTGGCTACCCTGCCACTCAATCCATGACCCAG GCTGTGATCCAGGGTGCGTTCACGAGTGATGATGCAGTTGACACAGAGGGGACAGCTGCTGAGACGCACTATACTTACTTCCCCAGCACTGCAGTGGGAGATGGGGCAGGGGGTACCACATCGGGGAGTACAGCAGCTGTTGTTACCACCCAGGGCTCAGAGGCACTACTGGGGCAGGCGACCCCTCCTGGCACTG GTCAGTTCTTTGTGATGATGTCACCACAAGAAGTGTTGCAAGGAGGAAGCCAGCGCTCTATTGCCCCCAGGACCCACCCTTATTCCCC GAAGTCAGAAGCTCCCCGGACAACTCGGGATGAGAAACGCAGGGCTCAGCATAATGAAG tggagcgCCGCCGCCGAGACAAGATTAACAACTGGATTGTACAACTGTCCAAGATCATCCCAGACTGCTCCATGGAGAGCACCAAGTCTGGCCAG AGTAAAGGTGGAATTCTATCCAAAGCCTGTGATTATATCCAGGAACTGCGGCAGAGTAACCACAGGTTGTCTGAAGAACTGCAGGGGCTTGACCAGCTGCAGTTGGACAATGACGTGCTTCGACAGCAG GTGGAAGATCTTAAAAACAAGAATCTGCTGCTACGAGCTCAGTTGAGGCACCACGGAGTAGAGGTCGTCATCAAGAGTGATAGCAACTAA
- the USF1 gene encoding upstream stimulatory factor 1 isoform X1: MKGQQKTAETEEGTVQIQEGAVATGEDPTSVAIASIQSAATFPDPNVKYVFRTENGGQVMYRVIQVSEGQLDGQTEGTGAISGYPATQSMTQAVIQGAFTSDDAVDTEGTAAETHYTYFPSTAVGDGAGGTTSGSTAAVVTTQGSEALLGQATPPGTGQFFVMMSPQEVLQGGSQRSIAPRTHPYSPKSEAPRTTRDEKRRAQHNEVERRRRDKINNWIVQLSKIIPDCSMESTKSGQSKGGILSKACDYIQELRQSNHRLSEELQGLDQLQLDNDVLRQQVEDLKNKNLLLRAQLRHHGVEVVIKSDSN; the protein is encoded by the exons ATGAAGGG GCAGCAGAAAACAGCTGAAACGGAAGAGGGGACAGTGCAAATTCAGGAAG GCGCAGTGGCAACTGGGGAGGACCCAACCAGTGTGGCTATCGCCAGCATCCAGTCAGCTGCCACTTTCCCTGACCCCAACGTCAAGTACGTCTTCCGAACTGAAAATGGGGGCCAG GTGATGTACAGGGTGATCCAGGTGTCTGAGGGGCAGCTGGATGGCCAGACTGAGGGGACTGGCGCCATCAGTGGCTACCCTGCCACTCAATCCATGACCCAG GCTGTGATCCAGGGTGCGTTCACGAGTGATGATGCAGTTGACACAGAGGGGACAGCTGCTGAGACGCACTATACTTACTTCCCCAGCACTGCAGTGGGAGATGGGGCAGGGGGTACCACATCGGGGAGTACAGCAGCTGTTGTTACCACCCAGGGCTCAGAGGCACTACTGGGGCAGGCGACCCCTCCTGGCACTG GTCAGTTCTTTGTGATGATGTCACCACAAGAAGTGTTGCAAGGAGGAAGCCAGCGCTCTATTGCCCCCAGGACCCACCCTTATTCCCC GAAGTCAGAAGCTCCCCGGACAACTCGGGATGAGAAACGCAGGGCTCAGCATAATGAAG tggagcgCCGCCGCCGAGACAAGATTAACAACTGGATTGTACAACTGTCCAAGATCATCCCAGACTGCTCCATGGAGAGCACCAAGTCTGGCCAG AGTAAAGGTGGAATTCTATCCAAAGCCTGTGATTATATCCAGGAACTGCGGCAGAGTAACCACAGGTTGTCTGAAGAACTGCAGGGGCTTGACCAGCTGCAGTTGGACAATGACGTGCTTCGACAGCAG GTGGAAGATCTTAAAAACAAGAATCTGCTGCTACGAGCTCAGTTGAGGCACCACGGAGTAGAGGTCGTCATCAAGAGTGATAGCAACTAA